The Cheilinus undulatus linkage group 2, ASM1832078v1, whole genome shotgun sequence genome has a window encoding:
- the il10ra gene encoding interleukin-10 receptor subunit alpha encodes MAGKKTFLAFLMIIITCVSGLEIPKPEKLTLDIMDGEVIALWDDPEGRPLNSKYNVEMAKYNSEWAKVEGCTGIMRNYCDLSSLIHDYSAAYKVRVQLVTADGVSKWTVKLKFLPNKSELSPPSFTLWATSSTLKLYIHQKPILKKLFPYGVIYTIYLEEIGEENKTTTAYLKDDAEDEERSTAFTSLHWGREYCVSIKVEGSGALSTSTMSTKQCLQLPEQEWFIIAVSSLSTMGVLAVVAIMAAFLLCYLKRPEKTPAALKSPVSGWLPLSVGDGAMEVVTDKGWFLSKYRSEIENTLEGPETHVTIAEDNGEEDRRTSMDSGVSIESNSARSSKGSPPSRQEDSGCGSLAGSESSTSSHTEFPLKDERTDTDTGRKREDSGVSLGCRLGSTCLNLDGQDNECLKEVVSGGDYRSQSPSSVQIQVCNVKEDFKLPDLAEVITGYRAVPQSCICSGAGQCTWCHQQGLYGAEVIKQYRALCIENGLLSSKSALVDSYNKGITFSSYSPKTQMDTVMINDLEPTFIQLNETFPLLTALTPLPLVEGGQDFNTNNVSLSLCDVQLITD; translated from the exons ATGGCTGGCAAGAAGACATTTCTTGCCTTCCTGATGATCATTATAACCTGTGTGTCAg gTCTTGAAATCCCTAAGCCTGAAAAACTGACGCTGGATATTATGGATGGGGAGGTGATAGCACTTTGGGATGATCCAGAGGGCCGGCCTTTAAACTCCAAATACAATGTAGAAATGGCAAA GTACAACAGTGAATGGGCCAAGGTGGAAGGCTGCACAGGGATTATGAGGAACTACTGTGACCTGAGTAGCCTTATACATGACTACAGTGCTGCCTACAAAGTCAGAGTCCAGCTGGTCACAGCAGATGGTGTCTCCAAGTGGACGGTTAAGCTAAAATTTCTCCCAAACAAAA GTGAGTTGAGCCCTCCCTCCTTCACTTTGTGGGCTACTTCCAGCACTCTAAAGCTTTATATACATCAGAAGCCCATTCTGAAAAAACTCTTTCCTTACGGCGTCATCTACACCATCTACTTGGAGGAGATAGGAGAGGAAAATAAG ACTACAACAGCCTACCTGAAAGATgatgctgaggatgaagagaggAGTACAGCTTTTACTTCGCTTCACTGGGGACGGGAGTACTGTGTCAGCATCAAGGTCGAGGGCAGCGGTGCTCTCTCCACCAGCACCATGTCAACGAAACAGTGTCTGCAGCTACCAGAGCAAG AATGGTTCATAATTGCTGTATCATCCCTATCTACAATGGGTGTCCTGGCTGTTGTGGCCATTATGGCTGCCTTCCTCCTTTGTTACCTGAAACGGCCTGAGAAAACACCTGCTGCATTG AAATCCCCTGTCAGTGGGTGGCTTCCACTCTCAGTTGGAGACGGAGCAATGGAGGTTGTTACAGACAAAGGTTGGTTCCTATCCAAATACAGAAGTGAAATAGAAAACACTCTCGAAGGCCCAGAGACACATGTGACCATAGCAGAGGACAATGGAGAGGAGGACAGAAGGACAAGCATGGACAGTGGGGTCAGCATAGAGTCCAATTCTGCAAGAAGCAGCAAGGGAAGTCCTCCATCAAGACAAGAGGACAGTGGCTGTGGGAGCTTAGCAGGATCAGAGAGCTCCACGAGTAGTCACACAGAATTCCCCCTGAAGGATGAAAGGACTGATACAGACACtgggagaaagagggaggatAGTGGTGTCAGTCTAGGCTGCCGGCTTGGGTCTACTTGCTTGAATCTGGATGGACAGGACAATGAGTGTCTGAAGGAGGTGGTATCTGGAGGTGATTACAGAAGCCAGAGCCCTTCTAGTGTTCAGATTCAAGTCTGTAATGTCAAGGAAGACTTTAAACTTCCTGACTTGGCTGAAGTGATCACAGGCTACAGGGCGGTGCCTCAATCCTGTATCTGCTCAGGAGCAGGTCAGTGCACCTGGTGCCATCAACAAGGACTTTATGGAGCTGAAGTTATCAAGCAATACAGAGCTCTGTGTATTGAAAACGGACTACTGAGTAGCAAAAGTGCCCTTGTGGACTCTTACAACAAAGGGATAACATTTTCCAGTTATTCCCCAAAAACACAAATGGACACAGTCATGATAAATGACTTAGAACCCACTTTTATACAACTAAATGAGACTTTCCCTCTGCTGACAGCGTTGACACCACTGCCCCTTGTGGAGGGAGGACAAGATTTTAACACGAACAATgtgtcactctctctctgtgatGTACAACTAATAACTGACTAA